ACAATTATTGACCATATATTaacttagaaaaataaattggcggatgaatcaaatctatttttcATTTGCTAGTTGACTATAGTAAGAATAATATTATTGTATAGACCCAAATAAAAGTTTAGAGTCATAAATAATAGAGCCTAAAGAGACCGACAAATAATTTAAGTGGTAAAGTAGTTTACGATGACGtggatttttttgttatctatctatatataattgatTACGGCTGCTGGTTCAGAGGTGGACTTTGTGGGTTACCGGACTTGAAAAATTAGAGTTGTATAAGGCCCAAAATTTATAAGTCTGAAGCCCAAATAATGTTGTGACAGACATGTGTCGCCTCTGCAGCGAACGATTTTCCACGTGGCAAAGCAGGAGAGATaccaacatatttatatatatatagatttgtgAGGATGATGATGTTTACGGTATGTAGATGTAATTTTTTATAGCTTTAGATGCACCTCTTGGAAGAGAGGAAGATGAAATGAATGAGAGATTGTGGTTGAAGTGGGTCAAGGAATTAAGAACCTCTTTAATGGCATTGAATTAATTCAGCCTGTAACGCTTCCTTGGAGAAGAACATGAGACGAAACGACACTGAAACATCACGCTCCAAGGAATTTACATGACGATTCATCACAAATTACTCTCCAGAATCTCCCTCCATTGTCGGAGATGAATGAAAATCAAAACACACAAAGAACCCTAGAAATCTAGTGCCGACGTCTTGAGGAAGGTGACGATAAAGATGGGCTAAGCTTTTGCTTATCTCTTCAGCCCAATTAACCAAAAACAAAGACTTTCGTGAAAGCCCATTAAACTTCAGAATAAATGAAACGATGAGTTTCATCATACAGGGACAGGTGTCGCGCGTACGGGAACCGAGTTTCTGACGTGGCATCCTATGTGGCATCACAGGAGAGTCACcaacatctttatatatatatatagatagatatatataagAAACGTATATTCTATTGTTCTTATACATAACCgacaattattttaattagatttggaATCGACATTACCGGTTTGTTGATTGAACCATAGTtggtttgttttaaatatttcgGTTGATGCATATTAAGTAGCGTGTATCCATCCAATATTATTGTAACACTCTAGAAAGGGTCCAAAACTAAATCAAAACTTTCAGCAGTAGATAAAAATAtgactctaaattaatagagTATACTAGATCTCAACCATCcaatattattgttttcatttatttttatataaacattttattttcaattttaaattggtatataatataatatatatgtgtttatcaatttttaaaacataataagtttacggtatatctttttcattgaatagattttttcaaactttcatatgtatttgtatcttcttctatatatatatttttggaatattatttcattattaaaatcgtaactctttatataaagattagtaaaatattgttttattgttatattcaaagatattgcaacatttcacaaatttagaaagttcttaaaaaattaaacttttcgattcatagatttatattgtcgagtaaataattaaacatttagtttttgtttaatttttaaaataaactatatagtttataatttgttttcattggtttaaggtagtaaagattaatcataatatgatttttgttattttaaaaaaatctttataattttaaaagttaacatcgacaaatatttaaatatttaatatatgaatGCATAGTATTACagcattaaattatatctatttaatttatactatctataaatccaatggatcatctattgtttaaattcaattattgatagcccaataaaattttttggtagacccaaaatttacccaaaatttaaatgataagattagatattaaatgtaacatgattttttaaaaataagtctattaggtctatttttaaaaaaatcacacatgaatcaaggttgtgaattatgttttaatatataagatatataaataaaaaaaataattcatatgaAGTCATTAATGATACTAAGtaatcagcaaaataatctaatatattaaaagggGAGTACAAAATTAGACTACCCCTTTGTTTTCCACAATATTTACACTGTCATGCCACTGACCTATTAAATGAAGctatatttatgaatattttatcttttacgGATTAATTACGTTTCATAATTCTATTCTTAACAAAAATAAGTTCTTACTTTAAAGTTCACGTCTCCAGTGTTCacttatttattcttttttgtattgaaatatctatttatgTCATTTACAAAGTAAACAAACATCTCCATATATCAAATGTACATTGGTTATATCATTATGTTTGAACCTCTTTTCCTATTATAATTTTACAAACCATACAAATCAATGaacaataaacttttttttatttaatttatacaaacataccaatatatatttaatataaaattttatatttacagtTTTGATACTAAAATTATCATCAACACCTAGACTTGCTGAACAAAGCAGCCCAAATTTGaaaatagaaattattaaaTCTTTGTTAATAAACATGATCCTACTTGCAAGGGATATTAGATATGCATATATTCAAAATCTTTACTATTTAATCATtatcaatatatagaaaatcgTTTTCATAAACTGGATATTTTCAATTGCAGAAAATCTTTGgttaatcaacaaaaaatttggaaaccaaATATATGCGCCACCGTAATCATGTTACCTAATATATCTTGCATATAATTAGCTAATAGAATCACTCCCGCCCCTAACCTTGCGGATCAATCAACATTTATGTTTAACATCTGCTTTACTAAAATAGAAGTAAACATACAATTTTGGATTGATTTTCAGAAAATTAACATTTACTGttcaattcaaaattttgattttctagatattttatacataaatttctttttttttgtaaattttggatTTGTGTATATGATATCCAATAAATATCAGTCATATAATTTACGGTAAAAcgcaaaataatatttgatgtaattaaacacattataatcttttaaaatgttatattagtACGCACATTACAAATCTTGTATAACATTTATGAcaaatggagataaaaaaataaaaattgacacCCGCTCGAGTTAAAATTGTTTGTAATGTTAAAATAAGTATAGTTTTGTCGGTAATGTGAACATAAAATGTAAGgttattatatttagtttcatgtaatttttttttttaaatactaaaataaaaatctcacCCATAATTTTAATActgatatgaatttttaaaaattgatataaaatatttctcattatcattatatttctaaaaattaatcagtattgttttagaaaaattaatcaATATCATATATAACTGACAAAacaatagtaaaatatatagtGAAAGCTGTTATAAAAATAGTCCAAATTAATGTTGCATATAATTGAGAATAAATTAagcattttaataaaattatattagaattgtttttaatggtaaaataagtgacgtcaaaaaagaaaaaaaaaagaaaaggtaaaATACGTATATTTTTGTAAGTATCGTGAACATAAAAGGTAAggttattatatttaatttaatgtatttttttttaaagtacgaAAATAAAAAGTTCAACCATAATATTAATactaatatgaaaataaaaaatatatagtttcatagtccaacaaaataataatgtaaaataacccgataaaaacaaaataacagaAATGAAATTAGATAACTTAtactaaaacaaaacatattaaaacatCTATACCGACATAGTAAAAATAGAACACAAATTCATTAATAATCggatttgaaaatttatttaacccccccccccccaaaaaaaaaattgaagttgaGTCTCTTATTTGAAAtgataaaaactgaaaattaaagtaaaatcatttaattaaaaaaaatgtgaaacaaattataataggacaaacttaaatatatttttctcaaatataataataaaaaaatatataacctaacatgttatttataaattttgaaacagTAACAAtgaatatcatatttttatgcTACATGCTTTTTTCTCAAAAAGTTAATAAATTGGCGTTTGTTTTTTGaattgtttaaattataaaatttaagaacaaTGTATTACAAATCTATCCAAttcaagaataaaaaatattgtgaaaaaagtaaaatacttatatttttaagaactgTTCTAATATAgtaacaattatataatttctaaaaaaggAAATGGTAATATTTGTAGTAAAATagtcaaaaattaaaacttaaaatttcattaaaatttaaaatatatttgtattatttcGTTCATTTGCTTACCCGACCGAAGAGCGGGACCAACCCTAGTCATGTATTATGACTTATGTAAATAATGAATTTTGCACCCGAAATGTTGGAGGAAAAGAGGGAGaaagattaaaataataaaaatacaaccCTTCACCATCATTAGTCGTGGGGCTCTCTCAGGGAGGTTCAGGTAAAGTGAAAGAAGCATCATCGTTGTCTTTGAGAGATAGAGCGAGCATAGCTCTATCCATTTCTGAAGACATGATAACGATAAGAAAGTAGAACTGAGaaaaaagattgaaactttagaGATGGTCGGAAGATTGACTAAAGAGAGAGGCTGGTAATTTTTTAAGATCTAAAGTTCTTTGCGGGAATGAGACCACGAAAGAGAGCCCATTAATAACGTTGAggctacaccaaaactataatttttttattaatttataaagatattaatttatcgatatactaattgaaccaaaaatttaatttgagactataaaattatattattttatagaattttttagtgtatattaatttatagagtattaatttaaagaggttatactgtatAGAAAAAATCTtgtacttattttttttttttcaaaaattttaatacatgtttttgttctataatctaataaaaataatagaataataagaaaaaatatgttaaaaaatagACCAAATTAAAAAGATTAATTTGAGAAATTCATTAATCCTTGAAATATTTTTGGCAGTCATTATTCCTTTTacttaattaaaacaaaaacgaaaagaatttaattatacaaaaaaataatgaattttgcACCCGGAATGTTGGAGGAAAAGAGGGAGaaagattaaaataataataataaaaatacaaccCTTGATCATTAGTCATCGTGGGGCTCTCTCAAACTTTGAATTCATTCTTCTTCTGCTTCCATTGTTTCGCCCATCTCAAAAGCTTGGAACAACGATATCGCATTCCATCTATAGAGTTGTGAACACCCGAATCCCGTCGTCTCTAAAAGGTAGGCCGCATTATCATCAGATTCAAAGTTTTGATCTTTAATCTATGTATTTAAAATCGCTGCTTGTGTTCGAATAAAAGGATATGATTGTTGGGgacatgtatgtatatattgcAGGGGAAATGTCAAGTTACGTAGGAGTTGTGGTGTCTGATCCATGGTTACACAGCCAATTCACCCAAGTCGAGTTACGTACCCTTAAATCCAAGGTCAATCAATCTACAATCTACAATCTACAATCTACAATCTACGTCCTTCCTTTCCTTtgatgttgtttttattttgtttcaaaaaaaaaaactctcctTTTCGTTATTAGTTTAACTCAAATAAAACGCTCTTGGAACGTTTCACCGTTGGAGAGTTACCTCCTTTAGTGGCACCTTTGATGAGGATGAGATCAAATCTGTACTGGACAAGTCTTATGCCGATACTTCTGATCAAGAAGTCGATTTCGAGACTTTCCTCCGGGTCAGTCTGACTCTTTATCTACTGATAAGAGTGAGTTTTGAAGAGATTTTTAAACTAGCAATTGCTTCGGTTGATATGATAGGCGTATTTAAGTGTGCAAGCACGAGGAGTGGAAAAGTCAGGAGGATCaaaggcttcttcttcttcttcgttcctcAAAACAAGCACCACCACTGTTCACCACGCCATTAACGAATCCGAGAAGGCTTCCTACGTTTCCCACGTCAATAGTTACTTGAGAGATGATCCTTTCTTGAAGTCTTACCTTCCTATCCATCCCGCTACCAATGCTTTCTTTGATCTTGTTAAAGATGGTGTTCTTTTGTGGTATACATACATGCCTTTCCTCCTCCTTGGATTACTgtctatttttgaaatttcttaGTGGtcattctttgtttcttttgttttgcagCAAGCTTATAAATCTTGCTGTTCCTGGGACCATTGACGAAAGAGCTATCAACACAAAGAAAATACTCAACCCATGGGAGAGGAATGAGAATCTTACTCTAGGTCTCAATTCTGCCAAAGCTATTGGCTGCACTGTCGTCAACATTGGAACTCAGGACATTGCTGAAGGAAGAGTGAGTACTGATACatttctcttttatttacatGACCTGCCTATTTTAATTACcccccttcttcttttttttccccTTTGCAGCCATATCTCGTACTTGGGTTGATATCTCAGATTATTAAGGTACACTCCTTTTCTAGGCTAGCTATAGGGATCTATTTGATGGTTTGTATAAGACTCATTAACGCCtcatcttgttgttgttgttgtttttcagATACAAATGCTGGCTGATCTCAATTTTAAGAAAACTCCTTCCCTTTTCCAATTGGTGGATGACACTCaggtaatatatatacatttatatatgcAATCCTTTCCACGAGGATGAAACTACATCAAATCTTCATGACGTTTTTGCAGGATGCGGAGGAGCTCATGGGACTGGCTCCTGAAAAAGTATTTGCTCAAATGGATGAATTTTCATCTCAAGAAAGCTGGTTATGAAAAGCTGGTTATGAAAAGCAGGTTACCAATTTTTCTTCTGATGTCAAGGTAATTTGAACCTCCTTCTCTTTTATTCTAACAAGCATTACAACTgatgcatttttttttcaactttctCATTGGATCATAACCGTagctttctttttatatatgttctttAGGACGGCGAGGCATATGCATATCTGCTTAATGCTCTTGCTCCAGAACACAGTTCACATGTGGCATTAGAGACCAAAGACCCCACAGAAAGAGCCAAAAAGGTTCTTGAACAGGCTGAGAAGATGGATTGTAAAAGATACCTTTCTCCAAAGGATATAGTCGACGGCTCTGCAAATCTTAACCTTGCTTTTGTGGCCCAAATATTTCAACACAGGTTGCTTTAAAAGTTTTAAGAGACTCTTTGCAGTGGATTAATAATCTAAATGTCCAAATGGTGTCAGAAAGCTGATAATAATTTCTGTTTTTGCTGCTATTTTTCTTTGATGCTGGAATGGATTGACTGGTGACAGTTCAAAGTCGACGTCATTTTCTGAGATGATGACAGATGATGTGGAAACTTCACGAGAAGAAAGATGTTTCCGCCTCTGGATTAACAGTCTTGGAACTGCTACTTATGTCAACAATGTTTTTGAGGATCTTAGGAATGGGTAAGctctggaatttttttttattaatcttctTGTATCTAACTAAACTTTTTCACGATCAGATGGGTTCTTCTTGAAGTTCTTGATAAAGTGTCACCTGGCTCGGTCAACTGGAAACACGCAAATAAACCTCCCATAAAAATGCCATTCAAAAAGGTTGAGAACTGCAATGAAGTTATTAAGATTGGGGAAGAGCTGCACTTCTCCCTTGTAAATGTAGCTGGTAACGACATTGTGCAAGGAAATAAGAAACTCCTTCTCGGTTAGTCCCTTCTTAATGTCACACTAATTAGATATTTTATGAAGCTCATCAGCTTAAGATATATCTTAAGTTGATTTTAATCGGTAGAACAATATGTACCATCAATGATTATGCAGCTTTCCTGTGGCAACTAATGAGATATACAATGCTCCAACTTCTGAAGAATTTGAGATCTCACTCGCAAGGTAAAGAAATTACAGATGCCGATATTCTATACTGGGCGAATAGGAAAGTGAAACGAGTAGGACGAACTTCTCAGGCTGAGAGCTTCAGGGTAAGTGTCAAACAGTTACGGATTTGATACCCATTCTTCAGATACCTAAGAGTTTGATGTTTGCTTCTCTTTGAGTCTAGGACAAGAATCTGTCAAGTGGAATCTTCTTTCTGGAGCTTCTTACTGCGGTAGAGCCAAGAGTTGTCAACTGGAGCCTCGTTACCAGTGGAGAAACAGGTAAACTATTATCACTGCGTATTTCTTCCCTATAATTGTTAAACTGTTTTAAAGAATGATTTCTGTTTGGTTGTAATTGATACTTAAACAGAGGAGGACAAGAAGTTGAACGCCACATACATAATAAGTGTTGCAAGGAAGCTCGGATGCTCCATATTCTTGTTGCCTGAGGACATCATAGAGGTAATACATCTATCTACGTTGAAACAGGCATGGATGTTTTTCCGGTTTGTTTCTGAGTCAATTTACTTGTGTGAAACAGGTGAACCAGAAGATGATGCTTATTCTGGCTGCTAGCATCATGTACTGGAGCCTCCAGCAACAATTAGACACAGACTCGAATGTCTCGGAAGATGCTACTGACGAAGGCGATGCAAACACTGTTACTGGTGAAATCTCCAACTTGTCCCTTGATGAGGCTTCCGAGTCCTCTCTTGTCCAAGATCAAGAATTATTGACAAAGGCAGATGAGGATAAGGATGAGGtggatggtgatggtgatggtgagaaTAATAATGATGCTTAACGAGTTTGAATGGTAATTTTATTGCTGTTTCTTTTTGGGTTTTGCCTGAGGTAGTGCATTGGATTTTTTGATTGGCAATGCAAGACAGAAAAAGGATGGTTTGGTGTATACAAACAAAGAGGCTTTGTACACAATATAAAACTTGTGTTACATGAACCTCTACTTTGTTTGATGCATTTGGTAATTGTGCACATTCTGTGAATTGCCTCCTCCAATAGTCTTATTATTCATTTGAACTTAAATATTGATTCAAACATGAAATACAAGAACGAAATACATAAGGTGGCTGAAAAACTAGAAATGCCCATAATCATAAGactaaaaatggaaaattagaACTCAAATTATGGCCACTATAAAAGACTAATAGAACTCATAACTAAAACCCAAAATAGCAGTAAATTTTGgaaaatgttataaatcatggagtggattgccattaaccaggcccGGACCGAGACCGacccaatacctagaagatggagaaatGGCTgaagcctagagagaggagagagatagCCGACTTTAGGAGAGAGATAGCCGACTTTAGGAGAGAGAAATgcggccacaaagcttggagaaaaggaaaccctttccttttcctagtagatgtaatctttccattattatgtattagtagttttcctaatcctaatgagtttaggttttggatactttccatttatcttcatcttgtaattcttatataaaggaacccacttgatcattaataataacagaaatattcagtctctaaacacTCTATTTACAACACgatatcagcacgatagactccaaaacccaGAGACAAAatctaacctaaaatccgtcacacataaaccctaaatcaggcgCAACTTAAAATCGATTTATCTCTCAAACCATGAGGAACCAGAagacgagccacatatcaaattgaaagTCTTGACGATTCGAATCCATCAGCGCAAACCGttcgtcgatccgatctcagacgcgcccacactcgcagaaacaatactcggcgccgtcttggtcttttggaaccctaatcccgaagaaccctaaattgttcttgcttACATTCCGGCTTGCAAACTCCGATCAAGCTCAACTCCGATCAAACTCAGCTTCAGACATTCCCTGTCTGTGATCAACGTCCTCAAGCCTCAGCTCAGCTTGCGTCCAGCTCAGACCAAATCCCCGACCAGACGCAATCGTCCGCGAGAAGAAACAAGCTCGCGATAGCCCTCGGCAACGCGACCCGACAGGAGCTGTCCCGCGTACGTTCGTCTCAGCTCGTCTCTGATCTTGgaggtccggtttctacaatctgcaaaacaaagatgtcgaaaatctcaaacagagactatgcagcccttaatctctccggagataactacatgcagtgggcgctagatacaaagatcagtCTAAGGTcaaagggacttggtgatactatcatcaaGAGCAACAATGAAACCGATAAGAATCGGTACATGGCTATAGgtattatacgccatcacctcattgaaggtctaaaagatcagtacatcacgATGGAAAATTCACTAGAActttgggatgctttacagcatagatatgatcaccagaaaacggtgttacttccaaaggctagaaacGACTGgaagaatcttagattcttggATTATAAGTCGGTGGATGAGTACAATTCAGTCTTATTTAAGACGGtctcgatgctgagactttgtggtgaagtagtaaccgaaGAAGACTTACTTGAGAAGACTTACTCTACATTCCATTCATCGAATGTGATACTGCAACAGCAGTACAAAATGAAAGGCTtcgccacatatactgatctgatctcgtgcctgctTCTAGCCGAGGCAAACAATAAGCTCCTGATGAAGAATAGTGAAGCTAGACCTGTTGGAACTGCACCATTACCGGAAGCTAATGAGATTGAAAAGAAAGAACCCAACGAGTGCAATTACGTCCAAAACAATAAGATATCACACAGCAATGGCCGTTGTGGTTACAAGGGGCGTGGCAGTGACAATTACTCGAACAGCCGAGACAACTACTCGACCagccggaaaggaaaccacaataaccgtggtcgtggttccaattatgGCCGTGGCCGAGGTAGttatggccgtggtcgaggcggcatatccaaaccgtcttactcgaccaaatccgtttgtcacagatgtggaatgggaaaccattgggccaagaactgtAGAACCCCTAAGCACTTATGTGAGCTCTACCAAGAAAGTCTGAAGAACAAGAACCTGGAGGCTCACATGGTTCACGATTCCGGATATGAGGCCGATAATGATTCCGACATTGCTAAAGATGACCAGATGGActttgagacttctgattgtctcaatGACTAAATTTCGATACgacttgtcttattgctttatgatttgCTTTGATGTgtcacgattttatatatatataataagaattgattttgaattcattatcttgcctgatcttacttgaacatataaatgattttaaagagttgcctaaagggcataaaaccaagtaagaaatcatgaatgggtatagtaagcatagtaaataaactatggctaaggcattgccttaaaaggcattatacacacccaaaagaacatgtgacccattgaagttataatgtatGGTTTCCAAGTAGAAACAATGGGTAAGGAAGGAAACGAGTTCCTTTAgactttaagaaaaataaaacgcctaagaccttataagtggtcgagactatacctatgatctctactgatttaaaACTATGCTATAAGATCAGTATTATAAGAGGCAAGAGAAGTGGTGACTATACTGATATATcccacgaaattttacactatatggcatgataagattagccatcctaaagtctaaacctgatgcaaagattgaaaaggcaCGGAGTTATTccgtaaaagatctcacgttccaagcaccacgaccttatagtatggtcatgagggggagagaggataaacccatgatcaatactacaagttcgtgtaccactatggtctaagaccatgttatatggctcggtcattactcggccataaaggaccattcctcggccgtagaggccatgatacaaacggccaaaccgAAGAGGCCATTACTCGGCCGAAGAGACCATGTTATGATCGGCTGCAAAGACCATCACCTATACACGGCTTGGCCACGACTTGTATACGCATAGTGCAGGCTTGGCCGCACAcaagccattacctataaaaggttcggccatgtaagccattatctataagactaagattctaaagtctataagcttggagacattatgttttacatgtatagaatgataatatgatcatatgcatcaggccatataagtgagcatagatattcccatctcagattgaatacgggtcataaaccagacatacaccatcttaagagattttgaataaaccaccacatacatacatgtgccgtctaagatggaacctcagaagaagattgggaatatataagaataagatcttctccacGAAATAAAAAGGACCGAGAGCCAAAATATGGGTGAtcaaatagtggccaggtacggattgcatgaaacaaatgaatccgaatattaaaggagaaagattataagctggaaaaagaaagtaaaagaatgataagaatggttttaaccatcattgtcttggcaaagatcctcggattagagattataatttaagacctccaaagaaagattatataaagctagctaattgagaaggTAATCgaaaatgccagacactgacccgagaaatgactaaccagcttagcaccaaatcaatgtcctagaagagacataatcaagttgccatagagtctatacaagatagaccaagtgttccataagataaaggaatctcggatagaaaaatggtgcatagaatacagatccgagattataagagaaaccataccagacattgagaaaaggatGCTCAGCTACatatctaaggtaccaaaccatgtagtcttgggacgccaagctacaaggtaataaaggtcctggataataagatctcaaatctatagatcatgtctggaacataatggaaccacatgaaagtgtcgacacacacacacatttgtataaagatacataaagttatagcacttgaacacaaagagataagcgaggatcatgaacccacgaatgagtactcatacaatcataaaagatcatagagattagaaaagataaaacgtggaggttcaaagtatctaaaagagagatgg
The window above is part of the Brassica napus cultivar Da-Ae chromosome C8, Da-Ae, whole genome shotgun sequence genome. Proteins encoded here:
- the LOC106434687 gene encoding uncharacterized protein LOC106434687, which encodes MSKISNRDYAALNLSGDNYMQWALDTKISLRSKGLGDTIIKSNNETDKNRYMAIGIIRHHLIEGLKDQYITMENSLELWDALQHRYDHQKTVLLPKARNDWKNLRFLDYKSVDEYNSVLFKTVSMLRLCGEVVTEEDLLEKTYSTFHSSNVILQQQYKMKGFATYTDLISCLLLAEANNKLLMKNSEARPVGTAPLPEANEIEKKEPNECNYVQNNKISHSNGRCGYKGRGSDNYSNSRDNYSTSRKGNHNNRGRGSNYGRGRGSYGRGRGGISKPSYSTKSVCHRCGMGNHWAKNCRTPKHLCELYQESLKNKNLEAHMVHDSGYEADNDSDIAKDDQMDFETSDCLND